TCGTCGGCGGGACGAAGATCACCCGGGTGGGTGAGCTAGAGGAGAAGGGAATCGACCGCGCGTCCGTCGCGGAGACCCTCCAGCGGGCGTATCTGCAGATGATCATCGAGGACGGCGTCTTCCACGCCGACCCCCACCCCGGAAACCTCGCGGTGCAGGACGACGGGACGATCGTCTTCTACGACTTCGGGATGAGCGGCCGGGTCGATCCCTACGTCCAGGAAAAGGTCGTCGAGTTCTACATCGCGGTGGCGAACCAGGACATCGACGGGATTCTGGATACCTTGATCGACCTCGGGACGCTCAGTCCGGAAGCGGATCGAGAGGTGATGGGCCAGGTGCTCGAACTCGCCATCGAGGACGCCCGCGGCGAGGAGATCGAGCAGTATCGCGTCAATCAGATCATCGACCAGGTCGAGAACACGATCTACGAGTTCCCGCTCAGACTCCCCTCGAACCTCGCGCTCGTGTTGCGGGTCGCGACGGTCGTCGAGGGCGTCTGTGTGACGCTCGATCCCGACTTCAACTTCATCGACACCGCGACCGAGTACCTCTCGGAGCAGGGCTACAGGGAGGAGACGGCGAAACAGATCGCGGGCGAGGTTGGCGACCAGCTCCGACGGACGATGGAGTCGTTGATCAGAGTCCCCCCGAAGATCGAGAACACCCTCGACATGCTCGAACGCGACAGGCTGTTCGTCCACGTCGAGATCGAGGACCCGAACCAAATCTTCGACCGCCTCGCGAAACGACTCATCTACGGACTGCTCCTTTCCGTGGGCCTGATCTCGACGGCGATCATCTACGCCTTCCGGGGACCGGACCTCTCGTTTCTCATCTCCGGCGGTCTCTCGCTGCTGATCGTCTTCCTCCTCTACCGGTCGTTCAAGAAGCGCCGGGGGATCCGCGCCCGCCCGCAGTTCACCAGACAGAACCTCAGACAGCGCCGCGGCGAGGAGTGAGGACGTCGTAGCGAAGGAGCGAAACGAGAGGCGGCGATGGCCGACACGGGTGTTTTTCCCGCTCCCTCCCAAGGACGAGCCATGTCGAAGCCACAGCCACGGGCGTTCGCACACGTCGGCGTCACAGTGCCAGATATCGACGAAGCGATCGAGTGGTACGAGTCGGTTCTCGGGTTCGAGCGGCTGATGGAGGCACAGACGATCGCCGGTGACGGCGAGAGCCAGATCTCGCGGCTCTGTCTCGACGTGCTGGGGGAGTTCGAGGAGGTACGGATCGCACACCTCGGGACCGGCGGGGGGACGGCGATCGAACTGTTCGAGTTCAGGGAGGGAAAAGAGAGCGAGCCGAGCCCGAAGGAGGAGGGCTACTTCCACGTCTGCGTGATCGACCCGAACATCGAGGAGCTCGCGGCGGAGATCGAGGAGACGGGAGGGAAACACCACACCGAGATCTGGGAGCTCTTTCCCGACCAACGGTACAGGATGACCTACTGCAAGGATCCATGGGGGAACCTGCTGGAGATCTACACCCACGGCCACGAGCGGATCTACAGCAACCAGGGCGAGTACTAACACCCCGGAGTCCGATCCCCCCCGCATGGGTCGGATCGACGAGTCGGACGTGGAGTGGGAGACGCTCGAACGGGGAGAGACCGCGTTTCGGCGGAAGCGACTGGGCGCGGCCGCCGGGGGCGAACGCATCGGCTGTAGTCTCTACGAACTTCCCCCCGGGAAGCGGTCGTGGCCGTACCACTACCACGCCGGAAACGAGGAGGCGATCGTCGTTCGCTCCGGGTCGGGCACGCTCAGGCTCGCCGGGGAGACGTTGTCGCTCTCTTCGGGCGACTACGTCGCGCTTCCGGCGGACGAACGCGGCGCCCACAGGGTCGCGAACGACGGCGAGGAGGTACTCTCGTACCTCGTGATCTCGACGATGGACGAGCCGGACGTGACGGTCTACCCCGACTCGGGGAAGTTCGGTGTCTACGTCGGGGCGGCACCGGGCGAGGAGGGCGAACGGAGTCTCGAGGGCTACTACCGACCCTCCGATGCGGTGAGCTACTGGGAGGGCGAAGAGGGAGAGGAGTGACCGATCACCGGGACCGATACGGTTGTAGCCACCGAGCGTGAGTCCCGACCATGCAGATCGAACCCTTCGGCCTCGAGCGCTGGTTCGCCGAGGTCGAACACGGAGCCGACGTCATGCTCGCAGAGAGCGGCATCAGGAGCCTCTCCGCGGACCGATTCGACCTCGATCCGGGCGAGTTGGGCTACGTCATCCCGACCAACGGCGACCCGGAGTTCCGCGCGGAGGTCGGCGCACGCTACGACCGCGGTCGGGACGAGGTGCTGTTCACGTGCGGCACCCAGGAGGCGAACTTCCTCGCCTTCCTCGCGCTGATGCGAGGGGACGCACACGCGGTCGTCGTCACCCCCACCTACCAGGCGCTCTCCGCGGTGCCCGAGGCGTTCGGGCGGGTCACCCGCGTGTGGCTCGAACCACCCGAGTGGGAGCTCTCCGTGGAAGCGATCGCCGAGGCGATCGAACCCGAGACGCGCGTCGTCGTCTTCAACAACCCGAACAACCCGACCGGGGTCTACCACGACGAGGGGCTGGTACGCGAACTCTACGACCTCGCGGCCGAGAACGACGCCTACCTGCTCTGTGACGAGGTCTATCGGCTGCTCGCCGACGAGCCGATCACACCCGTCGCGGCGATGGGCGAGTACGGCCTGAGCACGACGAGCCTGACGAAGGCGTACGGCCTCGCCGGACTACGCTTCGGCTGGCTCGCCGGCGACCGGGAGGTCGTGGATCGGGCCTGGCAGTGGAAGGACTACACGACCATCTCGACCGGGCTGATCGACCAGCACGTCGCCCGACAGGCGCTCAGAGGCGAGCGAGAGATCCTCCTCGAGAACCGGGCGCTCGCGGACGAACACCGGGAACGGGTGCGAACGTTCGTCCGCGAGCACGGCCTCGGCTGGCACGAGCCCGTGGGGGTAAACGGCTTCGTCACGATCCCCGAGGGGTTCGAGAACGGCGAGGAGTTCTGTCGAACGGTCGTCGACGAGGAGAGCGTCGTGCTCGCACCGGGCGACCTCTTCGGGTTCGAGGACTACTTCCGGATCGGCTTCGGCCTGCCGACCGACGAGCTGGAGGTGGGGTTAGCGCGGGTCGGGAGCGTGATCGATCGTCACACCTGAGTCGTTCCAAACGGTTTATACCGCCGCCGCGGGTAGCGGGCTCCATGGCGAGAGAACAGAAGGAGGTCCGCGATCTGCAGGAGGGTGGCTACGTCCTGATGGACGGCGCGGCGTGTAAGATCACCCACTACAGTACGGCCAAACCGGGCAAACACGGCAGCGCGAAGGCCCGTGTCGAGGGTCGTGGCGTCTTCGACAGCAAGAAGCGCAGCTTCTCCCAGCCGGTCGACGCGAAGATCTGGGTGCCGATCATCGAGCGGAAACAGGGTCAGGTCATCAACGTCGAGAGCGACACCGTCGCGCAGGTGATGGACTTAGACTCCTACGAGACGATCACGATGCAGACGCCCTCGGACGCGAACCTCTCGCCCGAAGACGACATCGAGTTCCTCGAACTCGACGGCCAGCGAAAGATCGTCTGAGGGATGTTTCCCGGCGCACACGAGGAGGGCGGGTCGTACGGGATCCTCGGCGCGCCGCTCGACGTCTCGACGACCTTCCAGCCGGGAACCCGGTTCGGACCGGACCGGGTGAGGAGGTTCGCCGAGACGTTCGACGACTACGATCACAGGACGGACCAGCGGTTCTCGGAGCTCTCCGTCGTCGACTACGGGGACGTCCGGGCGTGGGACGACGCCGTCGAGTACCTCCATCACCTCGAAGGCAGGATACGGGACGTCGTGATGGACGACGCGGTCCCACTGGTGATCGGTGGCGAGCACACCGTGAGCGAGGCGGGCGTGAGGGCTACCGATCCCGACCTGTTCGTCTGTCTCGACGCCCACCTCGACCTCCGGAGCGAGTACGACGGCAACCCACACAGCCACGCCTGCGTGACCCGACACGTCCTCGACGTCGCGGAGGAGGCGATCGTCCTCGGCGTCCGAACCGGGAGCGAGGAGGAGTGGGAGCGTGCGAGCGCCGAGGACGTCAGCGTGGTTCCGCCGGAGGACGTAGGGGACTGGATCGAGACGGTCGGATCGAACGGGAGTGACCCCTTCGGCGGTCGCGAGAGTTACCTCTCGGTGGATATCGACGGCGCGGACCCGGGGTTCGCGCCCGGCACCGGCACGAAGGAGCCGTTCGGGCTGCACCCGAGGGAGATGCGCGACGTCGTTCGGCTCGCCGCACCGCACTGTACCGGGTTCGACGTCGTCGAGGTGAACGATCGCGACGACGGCCAGGCGGCGGCGCTCGGAGGAAAGCTCCTTCGGGAGTTCGTTTACGAACACGCACGGGCGACGAGGCACGAGGAATGAGACTCACCGAACTCTGCGAACGGCTGGACGATGAACTGAGAACGGAGGCGTTCGCCGACCTCGACGCGAGCGCGAACGGGCTCCAGGTCGGTCCACGCGAGGCCGAGATCGACCGGGTCGCGCTCGCCGTGGACGCCGCGGTGGAGACGATCGAGGCGGCGAGGGAAGCGGACGCCGACCTGTTGCTCACCCACCACGGCCTCTCGTGGGGTGGGATCGAGCGGATTACGAGAAACGAGTACGACCGGACCGCCGCGCTGATCGACGGGGAGATGGCGCTCTACGTCTCGCACCTGCCGCTCGACTCCCATCCCGAGATCGGAAACGCCGCCGGGGTCGCGACCGTCCTCGATCTCGACGATCGAGAGCCGTTCGGGAGCCTCGATCCGGAGACGATCGGGCTCCGCGGTCGGTTGCCCGAAGCCGTCGGTATCGGGACGCTGGAAGCCGAACTCGAGAGCGCGCTCGACCCGAAGCGAGGGGTCTACACGCTCGAGTTCGGTCCCGAGACGGTCGAGTCCGTCGCGGTCGTCACCGGCAGCGGGGTCGACTGGCTGGACGAGGCGGCCGACGCCGGCGTCGACGCGTTCGTCACCGGCGAGGGGAAAGGCCACGTCTACCACGAGGCACGGGAGGCTGGGATCCACGTCCTGCTCGCGGGTCACTACGCGACCGAGACGTTCGGCGTCCGCTCGGTCGGCGAACTGGTCGAGGGCTGGGGCCTCGAGACGACGTTCGTCGATCGTCCGACCGGGCTCTAGCCGGCCGAGCCTCTCGGTGAATCGACGCCCTCATGAGCGACTCGGCCCTCCACGAAGTGATGAGTGGGGAGAACGACCGAACGGGGGGCCGCCTACCCACAGCGGAGGCGATCGACCTCCCCACCCCACGGAACACCGACCTCCCGGTCGTCCGCGAGGACGACCTCCCGGAACACACGGACGAGGAGCCGCCGGAGCCGGTAGACGCGGAGGGCGACGGTGAGGAACCGGGCAGGCTCGCGGGCGTTCTGCTCGCCGCCTCGGTCGCCTTCTTCCTCACGAGCGCCGTCTGGTACGTGGTCACGACGACCGCCGCCTCGATCCGCGGGTTCGGGCTCGCGTTCTCCGTCCCACCGGAGCTGAGCGCCGGCTTCCTCCTCGCCACCTTCGGGCTCTGTCTCCTCCTCACCTACTGGATTCCCCTGTTCGTCCTCGCGATCCTCGTCTGCACGGCGGGGGTGTTCGGCCTCACCGCAACCCTGATCGTCCTCGTCTTCGGCGCGGGGGCGATGCCGACGGGGTTCGTGATCCTGCTCGGGACATCGCTCGCCCCGGCAGCCTTGCTCGCGCTCGGCCTGAAACTCGGTGCGGTCAGGCCCTGATCGGTCGGAGCCCTTCGGATCAGCACGGACCGGGTCGTTGAAACCGTCCGGCCGCGGACGTGGGCCATGAGCGACGACGAGCTTCCGGAGCGCGAGGAGTTCGCCCACGACCCGATCGGTCACACCCGCGTCACCGCGGGGATGAGCGTCGGGGACCTCGCGACGGAGTACGGGAACGCGGGCATCGGCGCGGCGGACCTCGCGGACGCGGTCGGGATCACCGCGGAGATGTTCGGGGACGAGGAGACGAGCGTCTTCTTCGGGCTGGCCGGGGCGATGGTCCCGTGTGGTATGCGTCAGGTCGTCATCGACCTGATCAGAGAGGGGTACATCGACGCGCTCGTGACGACCGGCGCGAACCTCACCCACGACACGATCGAGGCGATCGGCGGGAAACACCACCACGGTCGCGCCGGGCCACGCGACCGGCGGCCCGGCGCTTCCCGCTCAGGCTCGTCGGAGGACTCGGGTGAACACGGAACGGATCGTCACGACGAGAAGACGCCCCGAGAGCACGACGAGGCCCTGCGCGAGGAGTGGGTGGACCGGATCTACAACGTCTACCTCCCGCAGGAACACTTCACCGAGATGGAGACCCACGTCCGCGAGGAGGTCTTCTCCGGCCTCGAACGGACCGTGAGCATCCAGGAGCTGACCGCGGAGTTGGGGAAGGCGAACGCGGCGGCCAACGAGCGCGAGGGAGTAAAGGAAGATCCGGGCGTCGCCGCCGCGGCGTACGAGTGCGACGTCCCGATCTACTGCCCGGCGATCCAGGACTCGGTGCTCGGCCTCCAGGCGTGGATCTACTCGCAGACGACCGACTTCTCGCTCGACGCGCTCGCGGACATGACCCACCTGAACGACCTCGCCTACCACGCCGAACGGACCGGCGCGTTCGTCGTCGGCGGGGGCGTCCCGAAGAACTACACCCTCCAGACGATGCTCGTGACGCCGACGGCGTACGACTACGCCGTCCAGCTCACGATGGACTCACCACGGACCGGCGGACTCTCCGGGGCGACGCTCGACGAGGCTCGATCGTGGGGGAAGATCGAGACGGCCGGCGAGAACGCCAGCGTCTACGCCGACGCGACGATCACGCTCCCGCTCGTGGTGGCGGCCGCGTGCGAGCGGATCGATCGGTCGTGACTCCCCGTCGGGGGGAGCCACGGTCGGCCGTGCGAGAACGAACGGGGTGGATGATTTCGGAGTGCCTCTGATGACCGTTCGAAACCGCGGGTAAGACGAGGTGCCGGGCCCGCCTCCGTGTAACCGTTCAGTACTGAACCTGCTTATATACTCACGCGGGGAGGGCCGTCAGATCGGTGCGTTCGAGCAGCGTCGCCTGCCCGCGTCTGAGCCGGCCGGCCAGCGCCCGCGGGGTGATCCCGATCTCGCGAGCGACGTCCTCGAGCGTCGCGCGGCGTGGCTCCTCGAAGTAGCCACGCTGGTAGGCCACCGCGAGCGCCTCGCGCTGTTCGTCGGTGAGTCCGTACCGGTCGTCTTCACGGGGCGAGGCGGTCGTGACGCGTTCGATCGAGAGCGGTACCCCCCGTTCGGCACAGAACGTCCGGAACGCCCCGGCGGCCGCCCGATCGACGAATCGGACCTCGAAGCGCCACCGCTCGGTCGTCGCCCGTGCGTCGAGGAGTGCACCCTCCGAGCGGGCGATCGCGAACAGCGTGCCGGCCTCCTCATGGTTCCAGCGCGCGGCGAAGAGCGTCCCACCCTCGACCCGCTCGACGATCGATATCTCGTCGATCGCGCGTTCGTCCCTCGCGGCAGCGGCGAACAACTCCGGGTCCCGGTTCCACACCCAAAAGAAGGGCATGACGGTGTCGTCGGTCGGAACGATCCGGTCGAGTTCGAGGCGTGCACCCGGCTCCCCGCCGAGCGACCGGCCGAGCGCACAGGCGCTCGTGGGGACGGTGAACTCGATACGAGTGCTCATCACATCATCCACCACCGCCGACGAGATAACCCTTTTTCACCCCCGATTTCTGCCGGGTTTTCCGACCGTCCCGCTCGTACGGGGCCGTTTCTACGGCCGTCACCGGTCGAGAAACAGCCTCGCCTCCCCGACGTCCGCGTCCTGCTTGACCTGCTCCGTCCCCGAGACGGCGTGATCGCGGATCGAAGGGAGAGCGTCTCGACGTCCGGCCAGTCTACCTCGACGAGGTTCCCCGCCGGATCCCAGAGAGCGCCGGACCGCGCCGTCGGACAGCGAGATGAGTCGTGGCTCCGAAGAGGTCTCGCCACGTCGTCGAAGATCCCCGCGCCCGTGCGATCTCGAAGACGCGCTCGACGTCGTCTGCGTGGATTCGAGTGATTGAACCCGGTCGCGACCACGTGCCGGTGACGGATCGCCCCGTCATAAGGACGGTTGTGATTGATTACCGGTGATCGCCGACTCGTACTGGCGATCACCGGTAAGAGACTACAACCGTCCTTATCGAACGTCTTCCACCCGCCCGGAACCGGCTCAGACCGGCGTCGTCCGCTCCGCTCTCTCGGCGAGACGGTCCTCGGCGTACGCGTCGGCCGCGTCGAGGACGGTCGTCCCCTCGCGGTCTGCCCGGTCGATCAGCGCCGAGAGCCGGTCGCCGATCCGGTCGGCCTTCTCGTACGCCTCCTCGCGCCTGCCGCCGGCGTACTCCTCGTAGACGGTGATCAGCCCGCCCGCGTTGATCACGTAGTCGGGCGCGTAGAGGATCCCGCGGTCGGCGAGTGCCACGGCGTGGCGCCGCTCGGCGAGGACGTTGTTCGCCGCGCCCGCGACGACGTCACAGGAGAGCCGCGAGACGCTCTCGTCGTTCACGACGCCGCCGATCGCACACGGCGCGAAGACGTCACACTCCTCGTCGAAGACCGCCTCGGGGGCGACCGATCCCACCCCCCGTGTCTCCACGAGGTGGCCGACCCGCTCGGAGTCGACGTCGCTCACCACGACCTCCGCGCCGGCCTCGACGAGCTGTTCGACCAGGGCCGAACCGACCTTCCCCGTACCCTGGACGACTACTCGACGGTCGTCGAGCGAGTCGGTCCCGTAGACGTGCTCGGCACACGCCTCGATCCCCCGGAAGACGCCGTGAGCGGTGATCGCGGAGGGGTTCTCTAGCCCACTGCTCGTCCCGACGACGTGGTCGGTCTCGCGGGCGATGGCGTCCATCTCCGCTGCGCCCGTATTCACGTCCACGGAGGTGACGTAGCGCCCGCAGAGCCGATCGACCGCCCGACCGTACGCCTCGAACAGCGCCTCGGACGCGGCGTCGGGTTCGCCGAGGATCACGGCCTTCCCGCCGCCGAGCGGGAGGTCGGTCGCCGCTGCCTTGTACGTCATCGCCTCCGAGAGCCGGAGGACGTCCTCTAGCGCCGTGCCCTCCGTCTCGTAGTCGTAGAGCCGCGTTCCTCCCAGTGAGGGCCCGAGCGTCGTGTCGTGGATCGCGACGATCGCTCGCAGCCCCGTCTCGTCGTCGGTGAAAAAGGAGACCTGTTCGTGGCCCCGCTCCTCGATCGTGTCGAACACCATACCGATCGAACGGCAAGTATTGCGAAAGCCGTTCCGACTCGTCGCGACCGGCGCGATCCGCAACGGACCCGCGCGAGCGGCGGGTTCAGACGACCCGGTTCACCATCGCCTCGGAACGACCCTCAGCCAGCGCCCGGTAGTTCTCCGCCACGATCTCGCGCCAGCGGCCGAACTTCTCCGGCGTCGACCCCGCCATGTGCGGCGTGATCACCACGTTCGAGAGCTCCCAGAGCGGCGACTCCCGTGGGAGGGGTTCGGTCTCGAAGACGTCGAGCGCTGCCCCGCGGATCCACTTCGACTGCAGCGCGCGGGTCAGCGCCGCCTCGTCCGCTACCGCCCCGCGAGCGATGTTGATGACGACTGCACTGCTCGGCATCATCCGGAACTCCTCGTAGCCGAGCAATCCTTCGGTTTCGTCGGTGAGCGGGCAGGCGAGGACGAGGTAGTCCGACCGTCGGCAGAGTTCGTGGTGCTCGTCGGCCGGGTAACAGTTGGAGAGCACGTCCGGTGCGCTCTCGACGTCGCGTTTCGTCCCGATCACCTCCATCCCCAGTGCAGAGGCGAGGTCGGCCGTGCGAGCGCCGATCGCACCGACGCCGACGATCCCCATCGTCTTCCCGCGGATCTCTCCGCCCTCGACGCGCTCCCAGACGCCTCTGGCCTGCTGGCGGACGCTCTCGTGCAGCCCGCGCTCGAACATCAGCGCGTAACAGAGCACCTGCTCGGCGATCGGCTGCGCGTGGACGCCCGAGGCGTTTGTGAGCACGATCCCGCGCTCCGCCAGCTCGTCGAGGTCGTAGTGGTCGACCCCCGCACTGAGTGCCTGCACCCACCGGAGGCGTTCGGCAGCGTCGAGCAGTTCCTCACCCAGGTGACCGGCGACGATCGCCTCGACCTCGGGGGCCGCGGCGAACGTCTCCTCGGGGGTGCGAGCGATCCGGATCGCGCCCTCGGGGAGGTCGTCGTCGAGGATCTCGGAGAGCCCGTCGAGGCGGTCGGGGCCGAGCGTGTGCGGGAAGAGGATCGTCGGCTCGTCTGTCATACCCTCGGATTGATCGGTCGCGTCCTAAACCGTCCGGGTTGCGGCGAGCTAGTGGTCCGTGCGTATCCGGTGCCAGTCGAGGCGAACGTAGTGTGCGAGCGTGCCGGTGAGTCCCGCGGAACGGAACCGCCGGGCCGACGTCTCGACCAGTACGTCGGGACAGTAGCCCGTCCGGTAGGAAGCCCCGAGCCGTCGACTGAACGCCGTGTCCTCGTTGGGGACGTCCGGGAACCCGCCCGACGCACCGTAGACGTCGCGGTCGATCGCGAGGTTGAACCCGGGGAGGACCGGTCGGCGCAGGTGCGGGAACACGTGGTTCACCACCGCCTGTTTCGCGAGGCCACGACGAGCACCGACGACGCGACACCGAGAGCTCACCGCGTCGTACTCGCCCCCGTTCGCGAACGCGAGGATCCGATCCAGGTAGTCGGGGCGAACCGTCGTATCCGCGTCTACGAACGCGAGCCACTCCCCCCGTGCTCGTCGGGCACCCAGGTCGCGACCGCGACCGATTCCGCCCTCCTCCTGTTCGACCGGTTCGACGCCGAACTCCCTGGCGATCTCCGGTGTCGCGTCGTCGCTTCCGCCGTCGACGACGATCGTCTCGTACTCGTGTCCCGTATCGAGTGCACGGAGACTCTCGAGCGTCGCCGGGAGGTACGCCTCCTCGTCCTTCGCTGGGATCACGAAGCTCGCCGTCGGAGGGTCGTTTCCGGCCACCGATCCACCGGTAGATCGTTGAATCGGTTATCGGTTGCCCGGCACGTGACGGTTCGACTTCGGGGCCGTCGCCGGGTTCGGTCAGTCGTACGTCCGATAGCTCCCCGAGGCGACGTCGACCCGGACGAGCGTGTTCCCCTCCCAGGCATCGGGATCCGCGCCGTACTTCGGGTTGATCACGGCCTCGGCCTCGCGGATCGCCACCTCCTCTTCGATCACCTCCGCCGTCCCGCGCATCGCGACCATCCACTGCGCCGAGCCGTTCTCTGACTGCTCGATCGAGATAGCCACTCTGGGATTTCGCCGGACGTTCTCGAGTTTCTTCCCCGAGAGCAGCGCCGAGAGCGTTCCGTTTCGGTACCGATACCAGACCGGCGCGACGTGCGGACGGTCCTCGTAGCTGGTGGCGAAGTGTGCCATCAGCGGCGCGTCGCGGATCAGGTCTTCCGCTTCCGGAGGGAGTCCCCTGCTCATGGGTCTGCGAGGGGGGCCAGCGGGATAGGCGTTCGCGGGCCGAGTCGGTTTTGCGTGTGTGGTGGATAGTGGTGAGTGGCCGATGACGAGCCCGCTCACCGAACGCGTCTAGGCAGCGCGGTATGTGGAGCCCTATGAGTGCCGAGGCCGACTTCCTACCCCTAGACTTCGATAGGAAGTGACCGGACGTCAGCAGCTGCGATAGCGAAGTGGCATATCGGGTACCGATCGTGTGGGCTCCGCAGCCACTCGCCGGTCTCGAGCCGGCAGCGCCGTCTCAGGGGGTGAGACACCCTATAAGCGGTTCTCGTGGATCGCGATACTGTCACTCGGTGATTACATTCGATCCGGACTCGACGTAGGGAACGTGCTCCCGTTGGGCGGGCTCGATCCACCCGATGTGAGCTAGAGAGACCTGGCAATGGAGTGATCCAGCAATGACCACCCACCCCCGAAGCCCAACCGACCACGATACGCTCGGCCGAACGTTCGTCGATGCGGCCTGGAAGCGCGATACCCTCGACGATCTCGATGGCCTGTGTGCCCCGGACCTCGTCGTCCACGACCCCGCGAATCCGACCACCGGAACCGGACCGGAGGCGTACCGGCGGTTCGTCTCCCGGGTTACGGACGGGGCCACCGACGTGGAGGTCGCGATCGACGACGCCGTCGGCGACGACGGGACGGTGGCCATCCGGACGTCCGGGACCCTCGGAGGATTCGCCCAGGATGGCGATCCCGACGGTGCAACGGACGAGACGGCCATCTCAGGGTTCGAGGTCCTCCACGTCGAGAGCGGCCGCGTCGTGGAGTGGGCCGGGACGGTGCTGCCGGATCGAGTCCTGGAGGAGTTCCGCGCGGGATTCGCCGGGGACGTGATCTGTCCGGGTGATGCCGACTACGACGACGCCAGAGCCGTCTGGAACGGGGTCATCGACCGGTATCCGGGGCTCGTCCTCCGGTGTTCGGGCGTCGCGGACGTGATCGACGCCGTGAACCTCACGAGCGCACACGACCTCCTCGTGACGGTCCGCGGCGGCGGCCACAACGTCGCCGGGGCCGCGGTCTGCGACGGGGGGATCGTCATCGACCTCTCGGCGATGACCGGCGTGTGGGTCGACCCCGACGAGCGAACGGCGTGGGTCCAGGCGGGCGCCACGCTGGGGGACGTCGACCGCGAAACGCAGGCGTTCGGGCTCGCGACACCCCTCGGCGTCGTCTCCGCGACCGGGGTAGCGGGGCTCACGCTCGGTGGCGGTCTCGGACACCTCCGGAACAAGTACGGGTTGAGCGCCGACAACCTCGCCTCCGTCGACGTCGTCACCACCGACGGCGAGTACCTCACCGCGAGCCCGAACGAGCACGCTGACCTCTTCTGGGGACTCCGCGGCGGGGGCGGAAACTTCGGCGTGGTGACGGGATTCGAGTTCGACCTCCACCCCGTCGGACCCGAGGTGGCGGTCCTGCTGGCCGTCTACCACGCCGACGATGGCGACGCGGTGATGCGTGGCTTTCGGGAGTACGCACAGT
This region of Halalkalicoccus sp. CGA53 genomic DNA includes:
- a CDS encoding FAD-binding protein, whose translation is MTTHPRSPTDHDTLGRTFVDAAWKRDTLDDLDGLCAPDLVVHDPANPTTGTGPEAYRRFVSRVTDGATDVEVAIDDAVGDDGTVAIRTSGTLGGFAQDGDPDGATDETAISGFEVLHVESGRVVEWAGTVLPDRVLEEFRAGFAGDVICPGDADYDDARAVWNGVIDRYPGLVLRCSGVADVIDAVNLTSAHDLLVTVRGGGHNVAGAAVCDGGIVIDLSAMTGVWVDPDERTAWVQAGATLGDVDRETQAFGLATPLGVVSATGVAGLTLGGGLGHLRNKYGLSADNLASVDVVTTDGEYLTASPNEHADLFWGLRGGGGNFGVVTGFEFDLHPVGPEVAVLLAVYHADDGDAVMRGFREYAQSTPDELSIIASRGTHPDEALFPADVVDEPKIVIVGMYAGSPAQGGAVIEPLRELAEPVADLSGTMPYTDFQRAFDETAPDGSRYYWKSLYLDSLSDDVVDRIFEWGDAAPSPLSTIDVWALGGAVADVGLDESAFIGRDAPYLLAVEAHWEDPGDDEANIAWAREFLEEMHQYSDGSLYLNFPGFYEDGDRLMDRTFGDAYARLSEVKTRYDPENVFRSKQHVKPAG
- a CDS encoding glycosyltransferase; the encoded protein is MAGNDPPTASFVIPAKDEEAYLPATLESLRALDTGHEYETIVVDGGSDDATPEIAREFGVEPVEQEEGGIGRGRDLGARRARGEWLAFVDADTTVRPDYLDRILAFANGGEYDAVSSRCRVVGARRGLAKQAVVNHVFPHLRRPVLPGFNLAIDRDVYGASGGFPDVPNEDTAFSRRLGASYRTGYCPDVLVETSARRFRSAGLTGTLAHYVRLDWHRIRTDH
- a CDS encoding D-2-hydroxyacid dehydrogenase, which encodes MTDEPTILFPHTLGPDRLDGLSEILDDDLPEGAIRIARTPEETFAAAPEVEAIVAGHLGEELLDAAERLRWVQALSAGVDHYDLDELAERGIVLTNASGVHAQPIAEQVLCYALMFERGLHESVRQQARGVWERVEGGEIRGKTMGIVGVGAIGARTADLASALGMEVIGTKRDVESAPDVLSNCYPADEHHELCRRSDYLVLACPLTDETEGLLGYEEFRMMPSSAVVINIARGAVADEAALTRALQSKWIRGAALDVFETEPLPRESPLWELSNVVITPHMAGSTPEKFGRWREIVAENYRALAEGRSEAMVNRVV
- a CDS encoding pyridoxamine 5'-phosphate oxidase family protein; this translates as MSRGLPPEAEDLIRDAPLMAHFATSYEDRPHVAPVWYRYRNGTLSALLSGKKLENVRRNPRVAISIEQSENGSAQWMVAMRGTAEVIEEEVAIREAEAVINPKYGADPDAWEGNTLVRVDVASGSYRTYD
- a CDS encoding Leu/Phe/Val dehydrogenase, with the protein product MVFDTIEERGHEQVSFFTDDETGLRAIVAIHDTTLGPSLGGTRLYDYETEGTALEDVLRLSEAMTYKAAATDLPLGGGKAVILGEPDAASEALFEAYGRAVDRLCGRYVTSVDVNTGAAEMDAIARETDHVVGTSSGLENPSAITAHGVFRGIEACAEHVYGTDSLDDRRVVVQGTGKVGSALVEQLVEAGAEVVVSDVDSERVGHLVETRGVGSVAPEAVFDEECDVFAPCAIGGVVNDESVSRLSCDVVAGAANNVLAERRHAVALADRGILYAPDYVINAGGLITVYEEYAGGRREEAYEKADRIGDRLSALIDRADREGTTVLDAADAYAEDRLAERAERTTPV